Proteins from a single region of Geothrix sp. PMB-07:
- the miaE gene encoding tRNA isopentenyl-2-thiomethyl-A-37 hydroxylase MiaE, with amino-acid sequence MTGFKPPLPLRAETPAAWAEAALADPAALLSDHAHNEKKAALNALNLSLHLAEIPRASVLLARLAEEELNHYRRVLEALMAFGWPLRPDGGNAYAKALHQQAAKGLLDRLLIAALIEARSCERLWLLERAGASHPELGSTAWLAFLLELERCEAGHALGYRSLAEERFGAEAATRLDWWLDREAEVIQSLPWRSAVH; translated from the coding sequence ATGACTGGATTCAAACCGCCCCTGCCGCTCCGCGCGGAAACGCCCGCCGCCTGGGCCGAGGCGGCTTTGGCCGATCCCGCCGCCCTGTTGTCGGACCATGCCCACAATGAAAAGAAGGCGGCGCTGAATGCCTTGAACCTGAGCCTGCACCTCGCTGAGATCCCGCGCGCCTCGGTGCTGCTGGCGCGGCTGGCGGAGGAGGAACTGAACCACTACCGGCGGGTGCTGGAAGCGCTGATGGCCTTCGGCTGGCCGCTGCGGCCCGATGGCGGCAACGCCTACGCCAAGGCGTTGCACCAGCAGGCGGCCAAGGGCCTGCTGGACCGGCTGCTCATCGCCGCCCTCATCGAGGCTCGCAGCTGCGAACGCCTGTGGTTGCTGGAACGGGCCGGAGCCAGCCATCCCGAGCTGGGGTCCACGGCCTGGTTGGCTTTTCTGCTGGAACTGGAGCGCTGCGAGGCCGGGCACGCCCTGGGTTATCGCAGCCTGGCCGAGGAGCGCTTTGGCGCGGAGGCCGCCACCCGGTTGGATTGGTGGCTGGACCGGGAGGCGGAGGTCATCCAATCCCTGCCCTGGCGGTCTGCGGTCCACTAG
- a CDS encoding ribonuclease HII — MAVVINPLDWDLGNVPPGVAWGGVDEAGRGAWAGPVVAACAVLDAETVKKWGHVLRGVRDSKQLKPERREVLAQELKAILPAYGIAELDAMTIDRENILEATLMAMRQSVANLSLRPRILFVDGNRGPKTGLPERLVVDGDALSCAIGAASILAKAHRDARMIELEERHPGYGFAQHKGYGTALHRTQIAALGVSPVHRISYAPVAALQQVDEGLRDSLRHSLDACVSMEALRAWVEAELRPAYGRLKPVWVETLRRRYADRLAQLAAEGGLAGEDA; from the coding sequence ATGGCAGTCGTGATCAATCCCCTCGATTGGGACCTCGGCAATGTGCCGCCCGGCGTGGCCTGGGGCGGCGTGGATGAAGCCGGCCGCGGGGCCTGGGCCGGTCCCGTGGTGGCGGCCTGCGCGGTGCTGGACGCTGAGACCGTGAAGAAATGGGGCCATGTGCTGAGGGGCGTGCGGGACAGCAAGCAGTTGAAACCCGAGCGGCGGGAAGTGCTGGCCCAGGAGCTGAAGGCCATCCTGCCCGCCTACGGCATCGCGGAGCTGGATGCCATGACCATCGACCGGGAGAACATCCTGGAGGCGACGCTGATGGCCATGCGACAGTCCGTGGCGAATCTGTCCCTTCGCCCGCGGATCCTCTTCGTGGATGGCAACCGGGGGCCGAAAACCGGGCTGCCCGAGCGCCTGGTGGTGGATGGCGATGCCCTCAGCTGCGCCATCGGCGCGGCCAGCATCCTGGCCAAGGCGCACCGCGATGCGAGGATGATCGAGCTGGAGGAACGCCACCCGGGCTACGGGTTCGCCCAGCACAAGGGCTATGGCACTGCGCTGCACCGCACCCAGATTGCAGCGCTGGGTGTGAGCCCGGTGCATCGCATCAGCTACGCCCCAGTGGCCGCGCTTCAACAAGTGGACGAAGGCCTGCGGGATTCGCTGCGCCACAGCCTCGATGCCTGCGTCTCCATGGAAGCCCTGAGAGCCTGGGTGGAAGCGGAGCTCCGGCCTGCCTACGGGCGCCTCAAGCCGGTTTGGGTGGAGACCCTCCGCCGCCGCTATGCGGATCGTCTGGCCCAGCTGGCTGCGGAGGGCGGCCTGGCCGGTGAGGACGCATGA
- a CDS encoding EamA family transporter produces MLLLLLVSVLWALSFGLTAQVSGLGAPFVTAARTLLAALVFLPFLRVGGLKPRQILGFLGIGALQFGLMYLLYIASFRWLQSSEVALFTIFTPLFVTLVGDLLEGRRSWFFLVVASIAVLGTGICVWTGLGRTGLLWGFLLMQGANFCFALGQVLYRRVAPASGKSDHQLMGLLYLGASAVAVAMAAPSFHWHQVLGLTLRQGWVLVYLGVVASGLGFFLFNAGARRTDLGTLAIFNNMKIPLAILASGLIFHEPVAWSRLMVGGSVIALALGLNAVLGERP; encoded by the coding sequence ATGCTGCTGCTTCTTCTCGTCTCCGTGCTTTGGGCCCTCTCCTTCGGCCTCACGGCCCAGGTAAGCGGTCTTGGGGCACCCTTCGTGACGGCTGCTCGCACCCTCCTGGCGGCCCTGGTGTTTCTGCCCTTTCTCCGAGTGGGGGGGCTGAAACCGCGTCAGATTCTCGGTTTCCTGGGCATCGGCGCCCTGCAGTTCGGCCTGATGTACCTGCTCTACATCGCCTCCTTCCGCTGGCTGCAGTCCTCGGAGGTGGCGCTGTTCACCATCTTCACGCCGCTCTTCGTCACCCTGGTGGGCGATCTGCTGGAAGGGCGGCGCTCCTGGTTCTTCCTCGTGGTGGCCTCCATCGCCGTTCTCGGCACGGGCATCTGCGTCTGGACGGGACTGGGACGCACTGGCCTGTTGTGGGGCTTTCTCCTCATGCAGGGCGCGAACTTCTGCTTCGCCCTGGGCCAGGTGCTCTACCGCCGGGTCGCGCCCGCCTCGGGCAAATCGGATCATCAGCTCATGGGGCTGCTCTACCTGGGGGCGAGCGCGGTGGCGGTGGCCATGGCGGCGCCCTCATTCCACTGGCATCAAGTGCTGGGCCTGACGCTCCGCCAGGGCTGGGTGCTGGTCTACCTGGGCGTGGTGGCCTCGGGTCTGGGCTTCTTCCTGTTCAATGCCGGGGCCCGCCGCACCGATCTGGGCACCCTGGCCATCTTCAACAACATGAAGATTCCCCTGGCCATTCTGGCTTCGGGCCTCATCTTCCATGAGCCGGTGGCCTGGTCGCGGCTCATGGTGGGCGGCTCGGTCATCGCCTTGGCCCTGGGTCTGAATGCCGTGCTGGGAGAACGACCATGA
- a CDS encoding glycosyltransferase family 2 protein gives MRIAAIIAAHDEADHIAPVLEGLKPFGLHRVLVVDDGSSDGTGAVARAAGAEVLRLEPGKGGGKGQAMRAGIAHLKSDAFDFYLFLDADGQHDPADFQRFLDHLMVRPDADFLIGSRFLDRAKIPAKRWRTNALGTWTLGRIAGVTWEDSQSGFRLIRKKVLDRLDLRATGFAIEMEIAMKAADWKLRWAHIPIQAIYRPGPHRSHFRGVMDTWLIAWESLKC, from the coding sequence GTGAGGATCGCCGCGATCATTGCCGCCCACGACGAAGCCGACCACATCGCTCCGGTGCTGGAGGGCCTCAAGCCCTTCGGCCTTCATCGCGTGTTGGTGGTGGATGACGGATCCAGCGATGGCACGGGCGCCGTGGCCAGGGCTGCAGGGGCCGAGGTGTTGCGTCTGGAGCCCGGCAAGGGCGGGGGCAAGGGCCAGGCCATGCGTGCCGGCATCGCGCACCTTAAAAGCGATGCCTTCGATTTCTACCTCTTCCTCGATGCTGATGGCCAGCACGACCCGGCAGACTTCCAGCGCTTCCTGGATCATCTGATGGTCCGCCCCGACGCGGATTTCCTCATCGGCTCACGCTTCCTGGATCGCGCAAAGATCCCCGCCAAACGTTGGCGCACCAATGCCCTGGGCACCTGGACCCTGGGCCGCATCGCGGGCGTGACCTGGGAGGACAGCCAGAGCGGCTTCCGCCTGATCCGCAAGAAGGTGCTCGACCGGCTGGATCTGCGCGCCACGGGCTTTGCCATCGAGATGGAAATTGCGATGAAAGCCGCTGACTGGAAGCTGCGCTGGGCCCATATCCCCATCCAGGCCATCTATCGTCCTGGGCCGCACCGCAGCCATTTTCGCGGAGTGATGGATACTTGGCTCATTGCCTGGGAATCCCTGAAATGCTGA
- the elbB gene encoding isoprenoid biosynthesis glyoxalase ElbB, protein MAKTLKVAVLLAGSGHLDGAEVREAVLTLLALDQHGAAFQCIAPNADQHHVINHVTGQPTPGATRNILEEASRIARVGQCLDLAQANAQDYDALVLPGGFGVAKNLCDFAFKGPEAQARPDVVAFIRAFFDAKKPVGAICVAPALVAIALAGHRTARLTLGGDPGCADAIRRLGHLHQDTPSAREIVVDESLNLVTTPAYMFDDARLSDVFVGIERCVAEVLKRA, encoded by the coding sequence ATGGCGAAGACGCTCAAGGTTGCGGTGCTGCTGGCCGGTTCCGGCCATCTCGATGGCGCCGAGGTGCGCGAGGCGGTGCTGACGCTGCTGGCCCTCGATCAGCACGGCGCGGCCTTCCAGTGCATCGCTCCCAACGCCGACCAGCACCATGTCATCAACCATGTCACGGGCCAGCCCACGCCCGGGGCCACCCGCAACATTCTGGAGGAGGCCAGCCGCATCGCCCGGGTGGGGCAGTGCCTGGATCTGGCCCAGGCCAATGCCCAGGATTACGATGCCCTGGTTCTGCCCGGGGGCTTTGGCGTGGCCAAGAACCTTTGCGATTTCGCCTTCAAGGGGCCCGAAGCCCAGGCCCGCCCCGACGTGGTGGCCTTCATCCGGGCCTTCTTCGATGCGAAGAAACCCGTGGGCGCCATCTGCGTCGCGCCCGCCCTGGTGGCCATCGCCCTCGCGGGCCACCGCACCGCCCGCCTGACCTTGGGGGGCGATCCTGGCTGCGCCGACGCCATCCGCCGCCTGGGCCACCTGCACCAGGACACCCCCAGCGCCCGGGAGATCGTGGTGGATGAATCGCTCAACCTGGTGACCACCCCCGCTTACATGTTCGACGATGCGCGCCTGAGCGATGTCTTCGTGGGCATCGAGCGCTGCGTGGCCGAGGTGCTGAAGCGCGCCTGA
- the pal gene encoding peptidoglycan-associated lipoprotein Pal codes for MRYGTYLVPAAIVLTLGSLACKPPKTAEQIKQETQAAFNEGVQAFKDGKGRETNPYVNDKDNPHKAQGWFDGWDKAKADKEAADKAAAEKAAADAKAAADAKAAADRAAAEEAARKAAEAEKAAAFKAAAAKALLTIHFDYDKSEIKEKDRAILQGIADFMKAFPAAKVEIEGHCDERGTNEYNLALGNKRAAAALAYLKTLGVDEARFTTISYGKEKPVCTEAKEACWSQNRRGEFKLK; via the coding sequence ATGCGATACGGAACCTACCTCGTCCCTGCGGCCATTGTGCTCACCCTTGGCAGCCTGGCCTGCAAGCCCCCCAAGACGGCTGAGCAGATCAAGCAGGAGACGCAGGCCGCCTTCAATGAGGGCGTCCAGGCGTTCAAGGACGGCAAGGGTCGCGAAACGAATCCCTATGTGAACGACAAGGACAACCCGCACAAGGCCCAGGGCTGGTTCGATGGCTGGGACAAGGCCAAGGCCGACAAGGAAGCCGCTGACAAGGCCGCCGCCGAGAAGGCTGCTGCCGATGCGAAGGCCGCTGCCGACGCGAAGGCCGCCGCTGATCGCGCCGCCGCTGAGGAAGCTGCCCGCAAGGCCGCCGAGGCCGAGAAGGCCGCTGCCTTCAAGGCTGCCGCTGCCAAGGCCCTGCTCACCATCCACTTCGACTACGACAAGTCCGAGATCAAGGAAAAGGATCGCGCCATCCTGCAGGGCATCGCCGACTTCATGAAGGCTTTCCCCGCCGCCAAGGTTGAGATCGAAGGTCACTGCGATGAGCGCGGCACCAACGAGTACAACCTCGCCCTCGGCAACAAGCGCGCCGCCGCTGCCCTGGCTTACCTGAAGACTCTGGGTGTGGACGAAGCCCGCTTCACCACCATCAGCTATGGCAAGGAAAAGCCCGTCTGCACGGAAGCGAAGGAAGCCTGCTGGAGCCAGAACCGCCGCGGCGAATTCAAGCTCAAGTAG
- a CDS encoding tol-pal system YbgF family protein gives MSARTMMLPALTTLAAVLTVGCGSEDQLRRVEQEVGDLKVEVFKLRQVVEEGNKKAQADQQAAAEARGQDRRFQADLQESLRQVQETTRVMNNRLTSLPKAGTRPSIDAQPAVAAAAAEDERAFNAAVLDYNRGNYPLASEGLDHFLTTYPQSPKRPDALFFLGLCHYNLRAFDKAQLAFDRIIKEHAASPQFLPAKLKRAQCLLKLGLKPAAVKAFRELVDGFSGSAEARTAQQELSDLGL, from the coding sequence ATGAGCGCCCGCACGATGATGCTTCCCGCCCTCACCACCCTGGCCGCTGTGTTGACCGTGGGCTGCGGTTCCGAAGACCAGCTGCGCCGGGTTGAGCAGGAAGTGGGTGACCTCAAGGTGGAGGTCTTCAAGCTCCGCCAGGTGGTGGAAGAGGGCAACAAGAAGGCCCAGGCCGATCAGCAGGCCGCCGCGGAAGCCCGGGGCCAGGACCGCCGCTTCCAGGCCGATCTGCAGGAGAGCTTGAGGCAGGTGCAGGAGACCACCCGCGTCATGAACAACCGCCTCACCAGCCTTCCCAAGGCCGGAACCCGGCCATCCATCGATGCGCAGCCGGCCGTTGCCGCAGCCGCTGCGGAAGATGAGCGAGCCTTCAATGCTGCGGTGCTGGACTACAACCGCGGCAACTACCCACTGGCTTCCGAAGGCCTGGATCACTTCCTCACGACCTATCCGCAGAGTCCCAAGCGGCCGGACGCCCTGTTCTTCCTGGGTCTCTGTCACTACAACCTGCGCGCCTTCGACAAGGCCCAGTTGGCCTTTGATCGGATCATCAAGGAGCACGCGGCCTCGCCCCAGTTCCTACCCGCCAAGTTGAAGCGGGCCCAGTGCCTGCTCAAGCTGGGCCTGAAGCCTGCGGCTGTGAAGGCCTTCCGGGAGCTGGTGGACGGCTTCTCAGGCAGCGCCGAGGCCCGCACCGCCCAGCAGGAACTGAGCGATCTGGGGCTCTGA
- a CDS encoding NUDIX domain-containing protein: MKDVAVALLCSDGRWFLQRRDPGNPVLPGLWEFPGGKVETGETPEQALRREWREETGTELTSLEAGPTLEGSVRMHAYVVEAEGLPGTELAWGWFRATEIARLPIPPLNVALLDWLKKWDGEPGHGLEPLI, from the coding sequence ATGAAGGACGTCGCGGTGGCGCTGCTGTGCAGCGATGGCCGCTGGTTCCTGCAGCGCCGCGACCCCGGTAATCCGGTGCTCCCAGGTCTGTGGGAATTCCCAGGCGGCAAGGTGGAGACCGGTGAAACCCCGGAACAGGCCCTTCGTCGCGAGTGGCGTGAGGAAACCGGAACGGAACTCACAAGCCTCGAAGCGGGGCCCACGCTCGAAGGCTCTGTGCGCATGCATGCCTACGTCGTGGAGGCAGAGGGCCTGCCTGGAACGGAGCTGGCCTGGGGGTGGTTCCGCGCCACTGAGATTGCCCGCTTGCCCATTCCGCCATTGAATGTCGCATTGCTTGATTGGCTCAAGAAATGGGACGGGGAACCCGGACACGGCCTGGAACCACTCATCTGA
- a CDS encoding TetR/AcrR family transcriptional regulator, with product MSTVPDHGLKEMVPVFGPEALGVGAHGSFHAALERLSAQGDLKARLLLSALSHFAAKGYDGVQVKEVAEEAGVSKPTLYYHFGSKEGLFRQLCLVSLSSMAARIQAMVAPLLAEPVKGREAVEAACLQLSRSYLGLLLESQEFTGFILRSIAVPSPDSNFRDLMPLVERGLSPLGLFMNHVFGTSLDMARKEVLLFTSLVGSLIEEKLRDPNYQITDAEIAWATRRWLHGALG from the coding sequence ATGTCCACCGTTCCAGACCATGGTCTCAAAGAGATGGTGCCCGTCTTCGGGCCCGAGGCCCTTGGCGTGGGCGCCCACGGCAGCTTCCATGCGGCCCTGGAGCGCCTCAGCGCTCAGGGAGACCTCAAGGCCCGGTTGCTGCTGTCCGCCTTGTCGCACTTCGCGGCCAAGGGTTACGACGGTGTCCAGGTGAAGGAAGTCGCCGAGGAAGCCGGTGTATCCAAGCCGACCCTCTATTACCACTTCGGCAGCAAGGAGGGCTTGTTCCGGCAGCTCTGCCTGGTCTCGCTTTCCAGCATGGCCGCTCGCATTCAGGCCATGGTGGCGCCCCTCCTCGCGGAGCCTGTGAAGGGCCGGGAGGCCGTTGAAGCCGCCTGCTTGCAGCTGTCCCGCTCCTACCTCGGCCTGCTGCTGGAAAGCCAGGAGTTCACCGGCTTCATTCTGCGCTCCATCGCCGTGCCTTCCCCGGATTCCAACTTCCGCGACCTCATGCCTCTGGTGGAGCGGGGCCTCAGTCCCCTGGGGCTCTTCATGAACCACGTCTTCGGCACCAGTCTGGACATGGCCCGCAAAGAGGTGCTGCTGTTCACGTCCCTGGTGGGTTCGCTCATCGAGGAGAAACTCCGCGATCCGAACTACCAGATCACCGATGCGGAGATCGCCTGGGCCACGCGGCGCTGGCTCCACGGCGCGTTGGGCTGA
- a CDS encoding pyridoxal phosphate-dependent aminotransferase, translating into MRLSSRLPQGFEPNALSATLAHLRAEGRPVLDLTGSNPTRCGFDYPEEEIRAALSQPSVLAYDPDSRGARSAREAIARHHGQGLRADELQLTASTSEGYGLLFKLLGDPGDEVLVPSPSYPLFDWLARLEGLSARTVPSYFHERWHLDLGALEAAASPRTRALVVVNPNNPTGHFLSISEWHSLTELCARRGLALLVDEVFADYALEPPADRLASALLEAEPPCPVFLLSGLSKVAALPQLKLGWIAVRGPGAAAHLEALAFLADQYLSVSAPVQTAAPRLLELAPGIRQQIRHRLQANLASLDQALTAHPRLSRLPVEGGWSVLLRRPAVDADEVCALRLLNEAGVLVHPGSFFDLPGDRHLVLSLLTGEGSFREGLARILALL; encoded by the coding sequence ATGCGCCTTTCCTCCCGCCTGCCGCAGGGCTTTGAGCCCAACGCCCTCTCAGCCACCTTGGCCCACCTCAGGGCGGAGGGCAGGCCGGTGCTGGATCTCACGGGATCCAATCCCACCCGCTGCGGTTTCGACTACCCCGAGGAGGAGATCCGCGCCGCGCTGTCGCAGCCTTCGGTACTGGCCTACGATCCCGATTCCCGCGGGGCGCGGAGCGCCCGGGAGGCCATTGCCAGGCATCACGGCCAGGGCCTGCGGGCGGATGAGTTGCAGCTGACCGCCTCCACCAGCGAAGGCTACGGCCTCCTCTTCAAGCTGCTGGGCGATCCCGGCGACGAGGTGCTGGTACCCAGCCCCAGCTATCCCCTCTTCGATTGGCTGGCGCGGCTCGAGGGCCTGAGCGCCCGCACCGTGCCCTCCTACTTCCATGAGCGCTGGCACCTGGATCTCGGTGCCCTGGAGGCGGCGGCATCCCCGCGCACACGGGCCCTGGTCGTGGTCAATCCGAACAACCCCACTGGACATTTCCTGTCCATCTCGGAATGGCACAGCCTGACGGAGCTGTGCGCCCGAAGGGGCCTGGCCTTGCTGGTGGATGAAGTCTTCGCCGACTACGCACTGGAACCACCCGCCGATCGGCTGGCCTCGGCCCTGCTCGAAGCAGAGCCCCCCTGCCCCGTGTTCCTGCTCTCAGGCCTCAGCAAGGTGGCCGCCCTGCCCCAGTTGAAGCTGGGCTGGATCGCCGTGCGCGGGCCCGGAGCCGCGGCGCATCTGGAGGCCCTGGCCTTCCTGGCCGATCAGTATCTATCCGTGTCGGCCCCGGTGCAGACCGCTGCGCCCCGACTGCTGGAGTTGGCCCCCGGCATCCGCCAACAGATCCGCCACCGCCTTCAAGCGAATCTCGCCAGCCTCGATCAGGCCCTGACAGCTCATCCACGCCTGTCCCGGCTGCCCGTGGAGGGGGGCTGGTCGGTGCTGCTGCGACGGCCCGCCGTGGATGCCGACGAGGTCTGCGCCTTGCGGTTGCTGAACGAGGCCGGGGTCCTGGTGCATCCGGGCTCCTTCTTTGACCTGCCTGGCGACAGGCATCTGGTGCTCAGTCTG
- a CDS encoding M61 family metallopeptidase, translating to MSKLAPIRATLRPLDLAQHLVEVELVLPAEALREGGVAAMAAWTPGSYLVRDYARFVDRVRRQDGRREQPLEKLDKQRWQLSASKGDLTLRYRVYGNDLTVRTNHVDATHAQIIPAATFLYLEGQPDRPYEVRFEGFPADWKVASSLPQKQGACLAADLDTLIDSPFELGSFRSRRFKSGGTTFELAFTGDHNGDEGRITTATQKIVEAAGAIFGGFPFKRYVFLFTFTPRLRGGLEHKDCTSLIADSHAFDKPEGYYSLYQLAAHEFFHAWNVKRLHDTVLGPFDYSQENPTKMLWFHEGLTSYMEHLIVLRAGVVPWSHTSKELARCWSEQTQRPGRLEQSLEESSWDAWIRLYKAHEFSPNSSISYYDKGEMVAWLMDAALREGSRGKAGLPELFRLLWTRHGENGLCDGDVRKAFQELSGKAPEPFWSAYISGRAELDGALLTRAFGIKLEAQAAWEKLSPEDREDPAAVRRAKAWTGLVVAPQGASVLNVIPGSPAAAAGLSYGMEILAVDGWRTTSSSDVQRGLAEPGPGGQVQVLAADRGRVFETTVDVAESPERSYRLVPEVRASLGQRSAFAASYGQPWPGPLKRGGRR from the coding sequence ATGAGCAAACTTGCGCCCATCCGGGCCACCCTGCGTCCCTTGGACCTGGCCCAGCATCTGGTTGAAGTGGAGCTCGTCCTTCCCGCGGAAGCCCTGCGGGAGGGCGGTGTGGCGGCCATGGCGGCCTGGACGCCGGGCTCCTACCTGGTGCGTGACTACGCGCGATTTGTGGACCGGGTGCGTCGCCAGGATGGCCGCCGAGAGCAGCCCCTGGAGAAGCTGGACAAGCAGCGCTGGCAGCTGTCCGCATCAAAAGGCGATCTGACCCTTCGTTACCGCGTCTACGGCAACGACCTCACCGTGCGCACCAACCATGTGGATGCCACCCACGCCCAGATCATCCCCGCCGCGACCTTCCTCTACCTGGAGGGGCAGCCGGACCGGCCCTACGAGGTGCGCTTCGAGGGTTTCCCCGCCGACTGGAAAGTGGCTTCCTCGCTCCCGCAGAAGCAGGGCGCCTGCCTGGCTGCGGACCTCGACACCCTCATCGATTCACCATTTGAGCTGGGCTCGTTCCGGAGTCGGCGTTTCAAGAGCGGTGGCACCACCTTCGAGCTGGCCTTCACGGGTGACCATAACGGCGACGAAGGCCGCATCACCACGGCCACCCAGAAGATCGTGGAAGCCGCAGGCGCCATCTTTGGCGGCTTCCCCTTCAAGCGCTATGTGTTCCTCTTCACCTTCACGCCCAGGCTGCGGGGCGGGCTGGAGCACAAGGACTGTACCAGCCTCATCGCCGACAGCCACGCCTTCGACAAGCCCGAGGGCTACTACAGCCTCTACCAGCTGGCGGCCCATGAATTCTTCCACGCCTGGAACGTGAAGCGCCTGCACGACACCGTGCTCGGCCCCTTCGATTACAGCCAGGAAAACCCTACGAAAATGCTCTGGTTCCACGAGGGTCTCACCTCGTACATGGAACACCTGATCGTGTTGCGCGCCGGGGTGGTGCCATGGAGCCACACCTCGAAAGAGCTGGCCCGCTGCTGGAGCGAGCAAACGCAACGCCCTGGCCGTTTGGAGCAGAGCCTGGAGGAATCCAGCTGGGACGCCTGGATCCGCCTCTACAAGGCCCACGAATTCAGCCCCAACAGCTCCATCAGCTACTACGACAAGGGCGAGATGGTGGCCTGGCTCATGGATGCGGCGCTGCGCGAAGGCAGCCGCGGCAAAGCCGGGTTGCCGGAGCTCTTCCGCCTGCTTTGGACAAGGCATGGCGAAAACGGCCTCTGTGACGGTGATGTGCGAAAAGCCTTCCAGGAACTCTCCGGCAAGGCTCCCGAACCCTTCTGGAGCGCCTACATTTCAGGTCGCGCAGAACTGGACGGTGCCCTTCTCACGCGCGCCTTCGGTATAAAGCTGGAGGCTCAGGCCGCCTGGGAGAAGCTCTCTCCCGAAGATCGTGAGGATCCTGCCGCCGTCCGGCGCGCGAAGGCCTGGACAGGCCTGGTCGTGGCCCCGCAGGGCGCCAGCGTCCTCAACGTGATTCCAGGCAGCCCCGCCGCCGCAGCCGGACTGAGCTACGGCATGGAGATCCTCGCGGTGGATGGCTGGCGTACCACATCTTCCTCGGATGTTCAGCGGGGGCTGGCGGAGCCGGGTCCTGGCGGCCAGGTGCAGGTGCTGGCGGCGGATCGGGGACGCGTGTTTGAAACCACCGTGGACGTGGCCGAAAGCCCAGAGCGCAGTTACCGACTGGTGCCGGAGGTTCGTGCCAGCCTTGGCCAGCGTTCGGCTTTCGCGGCTTCCTATGGACAGCCTTGGCCCGGGCCATTGAAGCGGGGCGGTCGCCGGTGA
- a CDS encoding DUF2520 domain-containing protein, translated as MSVAFTILGRGRAGCALAEAWGDRTMLLDHEARPQGLVLLAVPDRAVAELAAHFPGRCVHLAGSLHLTDVPCAHPLTSFDGRARDWTGTPVAMTGAVPDDLRRAFGDLGFAAFDLPGELKPLYHAAAVLTSGHAATLWLGAEALLRAQGVALPGRGLLPLAEATLRNVAERGLAGRTGPFVRGDEATIARDAEALPEPWREIFLRLGRSLG; from the coding sequence ATGAGTGTCGCCTTCACCATCCTGGGCCGGGGCCGCGCGGGCTGCGCACTGGCGGAGGCCTGGGGTGACCGGACGATGCTGCTGGATCATGAGGCCCGGCCTCAGGGCCTGGTGCTACTGGCGGTGCCGGACCGGGCCGTGGCCGAACTGGCGGCCCACTTCCCCGGGCGTTGTGTGCATCTGGCGGGAAGCCTGCATCTGACGGATGTGCCCTGCGCGCACCCCCTCACCAGCTTTGATGGTCGCGCCCGAGATTGGACTGGAACCCCCGTGGCGATGACCGGAGCCGTGCCCGATGATCTGCGCCGGGCCTTTGGCGACCTGGGCTTCGCAGCCTTCGACCTGCCCGGGGAGTTGAAGCCCCTCTACCACGCGGCCGCAGTACTCACCTCGGGCCACGCGGCCACCCTGTGGCTCGGGGCGGAAGCGCTCCTGCGCGCCCAGGGCGTGGCGCTGCCAGGGCGGGGCCTGCTGCCCCTCGCGGAGGCCACCCTGCGCAACGTAGCGGAGCGGGGCCTCGCGGGCCGCACAGGTCCCTTTGTGCGGGGGGACGAGGCCACCATCGCCCGGGATGCCGAGGCCTTGCCGGAACCCTGGCGGGAGATCTTCCTCCGGCTGGGGCGCAGCCTCGGCTAG